The Salinispora tropica CNB-440 genome has a window encoding:
- a CDS encoding ABC transporter ATP-binding protein — translation MTAAVDVRQVTVRYGSTLVLDSIDLRISEGAAVALVGENGSGKSTLLRCVTGLQEPTAGDISVFAAAPGRGADFWRQVATTVESPSWYQGLTVREHLDLVRVVNGGDPDDGHIAELCVTLGLTGLSDSLPSTLSSGQRQRFLLAATLVRPSRLLVLDEPEQRLDTRIKGAVAAYLRSYVATGGTLVMASHDDGFRVSVGAGEFVLIRPGAE, via the coding sequence ATGACCGCGGCGGTTGACGTTCGGCAGGTGACGGTCCGGTACGGCTCGACGCTGGTTCTGGACAGCATCGACCTCCGGATCAGCGAGGGTGCCGCCGTCGCACTGGTCGGCGAGAACGGGTCCGGAAAGTCCACCCTGCTGCGCTGCGTCACCGGCCTACAGGAGCCAACCGCCGGTGACATCTCCGTCTTCGCGGCGGCTCCGGGCCGCGGGGCGGACTTCTGGCGACAGGTCGCCACCACAGTGGAGTCGCCGAGCTGGTATCAGGGACTGACCGTGCGGGAGCATCTCGACCTGGTCCGGGTCGTCAACGGCGGCGACCCCGACGATGGACACATCGCCGAGCTCTGTGTCACCCTCGGCCTGACCGGGCTCTCCGACAGCCTGCCCAGCACCCTCTCCTCCGGGCAGCGGCAGCGCTTCCTGCTCGCCGCGACCCTTGTGCGGCCCAGCCGACTCCTCGTCCTCGACGAGCCCGAGCAGCGCCTCGACACCCGGATCAAGGGTGCCGTCGCCGCGTACCTGCGGTCGTACGTGGCGACCGGCGGTACGCTCGTCATGGCCAGCCACGATGACGGGTTCCGGGTCAGCGTCGGCGCCGGGGAGTTCGTGCTCATCCGTCCGGGGGCGGAGTGA
- a CDS encoding cellulase family glycosylhydrolase translates to MRRLFQALTVLAVTATAALVAAAPAQAATICEQYGTTTIQDKYIVQNNRWGSAAEQCIETTNSGFRITSQQGSTSTSGPPLSYPSVVLGCHYQNCSPGTNLPAQLRQVSSVPSTISYGYAGGTYNATYDIWMDPTPKTDGVSQMEIMIWFHRQGSIQPIGGPVGNTSVGGRNWEVWQGNNGGNDVVSYLAPATINSWSFNVKDFIDDVVARTQVTNDWYLTSLQAGFEPWNGGVGLAVDNFSADVNVGTNPPPPPGDGGTIVGQDSGRCLDILDLGTADGTPIQLWDCTANWNQLWNRTGNTFVNPQTGKCLDVSGGSTANGARVQLYTCNGTGAQNWQVNGDGTITNPQSGKCLDAVELGTSNGTRIQIWECFGGGGTQPNQVWTVDGGTTPPGGDQTPLAANGQLYVCGVNLCNQHNQPIQLRGMSTHGLQWFNNCYNDAALNVLADEWKADLFRIAMYVQEGGYETNPPWFTNRVNELVDEAEERGLYAMIDFHTLTPGDPMYNLERAKTFFAAVASRNADKKHVIYEIANEPNGVGWGTIKSYAEQVIPVIRANDPDAVVIVGTRGWSSLGVSEGANADEVINNPVNASNIMYAFHFYAASHKDFYRAEVQRAAATLPLFVTEFGTVDYTGDGGVDVGSTNAWIDLLDQLKIGYANWTYSDANEGSGAFQSGTCNSGTFSGTSNLTVSGNLLRSRISTPDNFPTS, encoded by the coding sequence ATGAGACGCCTGTTCCAGGCGCTGACCGTACTCGCGGTCACTGCCACCGCCGCGCTCGTCGCCGCAGCGCCGGCACAAGCCGCGACGATCTGCGAGCAGTACGGCACCACCACCATCCAGGACAAGTACATCGTCCAGAACAACCGCTGGGGCAGCGCCGCCGAGCAGTGCATCGAAACCACCAACAGTGGCTTCCGCATCACCTCGCAGCAGGGATCCACCTCCACCTCCGGGCCGCCGCTCTCCTACCCGTCGGTGGTGCTCGGATGTCACTACCAGAACTGCTCACCCGGGACCAACCTGCCGGCACAACTCAGGCAGGTCAGCAGCGTTCCGTCCACAATCAGCTACGGGTACGCGGGCGGCACCTACAACGCCACGTACGACATCTGGATGGACCCGACTCCGAAGACCGACGGAGTGAGCCAGATGGAAATCATGATCTGGTTCCACCGACAGGGCTCGATCCAGCCGATCGGCGGCCCGGTCGGCAACACCTCGGTGGGGGGTCGTAACTGGGAGGTCTGGCAGGGCAACAACGGCGGCAACGACGTGGTCTCCTACCTCGCACCGGCGACCATCAACAGCTGGTCGTTCAATGTCAAGGACTTCATCGACGACGTCGTCGCGCGCACCCAGGTCACCAACGACTGGTACCTGACCAGCCTCCAGGCCGGCTTCGAACCGTGGAACGGGGGCGTCGGGCTGGCCGTCGACAACTTCTCCGCTGATGTGAACGTCGGAACGAACCCACCACCACCGCCGGGCGACGGCGGCACGATCGTCGGCCAGGACAGCGGACGGTGCCTGGACATCCTGGACCTCGGCACCGCCGACGGTACCCCGATCCAGCTCTGGGACTGCACGGCGAACTGGAACCAGCTCTGGAACCGCACCGGCAACACCTTCGTCAACCCACAGACCGGTAAGTGCCTCGACGTCTCCGGCGGGTCCACCGCCAACGGTGCCCGGGTGCAGCTCTACACCTGCAACGGCACCGGAGCCCAGAACTGGCAGGTCAACGGCGACGGCACCATCACCAACCCGCAGTCGGGCAAGTGCCTTGACGCGGTGGAGCTGGGAACCAGCAACGGCACCCGGATCCAGATCTGGGAATGCTTCGGCGGCGGCGGCACCCAGCCCAACCAGGTCTGGACGGTCGACGGCGGCACCACGCCACCGGGTGGCGACCAGACCCCGCTGGCGGCCAACGGACAGCTGTACGTCTGCGGTGTGAACCTGTGCAACCAGCACAACCAGCCGATCCAGCTGCGCGGCATGAGCACCCACGGCCTGCAGTGGTTCAACAACTGCTACAACGACGCCGCACTCAACGTACTGGCCGACGAGTGGAAAGCTGACCTGTTCCGCATCGCCATGTACGTGCAGGAGGGGGGCTACGAGACCAACCCACCGTGGTTCACCAACCGGGTCAACGAACTCGTTGACGAGGCTGAGGAGCGCGGCCTCTACGCCATGATCGACTTTCACACGCTGACGCCGGGCGACCCGATGTACAACCTCGAACGGGCGAAGACCTTCTTCGCCGCCGTCGCTTCACGCAACGCCGACAAGAAACACGTCATCTACGAGATCGCCAACGAGCCCAACGGGGTCGGCTGGGGCACCATCAAGAGCTACGCCGAGCAGGTCATCCCGGTGATCCGGGCCAACGATCCGGACGCCGTGGTCATCGTCGGCACCCGCGGCTGGTCCTCTCTCGGCGTCTCCGAGGGAGCCAACGCCGACGAGGTCATCAACAATCCGGTCAACGCCAGCAACATCATGTACGCGTTCCACTTCTACGCCGCGTCCCACAAGGACTTCTACCGAGCCGAGGTGCAGCGTGCGGCGGCGACGTTGCCACTGTTCGTCACCGAGTTCGGCACCGTCGACTACACCGGTGATGGTGGCGTCGACGTGGGCAGCACCAACGCCTGGATCGACCTGCTCGACCAGCTGAAGATCGGCTACGCGAACTGGACCTACTCCGATGCCAACGAGGGCAGTGGAGCATTCCAGTCTGGGACCTGCAACAGCGGCACCTTCTCCGGGACATCGAACCTCACCGTCTCCGGCAATCTCC
- a CDS encoding DUF6297 family protein has translation MTPVAAPVRPASPATVDARRWVRRRRIAAEGRADVGTVYTVALAVLMAIVLVRQPVARAVWPPEAPGDPAVTPFIGAVAALAAFFVVLRQLGPLSVSRSDATWLLPAPVPRRTLLAPALALTTTAALVVGAVIGVAVTGHIAARPTGLLVLGAGGATGAAAAVFVALLAIAGQHRPSVTRFADGAGIAVGAGSLVVAAALSAHGEHRLPFPPVPPVAVLAAGVAALATGLILVGLTWRELESWPAAPIAEASINAGAYADVVYAVEPSYLTEMSARRFWRSRTRIRTTRLLRTGWLSPLIAQDLIILRRKAPRLWWSVGAAAVPVYLAEGPAWLLIGVVLIGALGAAGFTGESTHSDAANPAMLRLLGVTGRRVTAARLVVPAVIAGGWLAITLAVLQGLGSLTGPWWVLGLLAGPAVAVGAYQRAKASAAALGTILIDTPLGAFPAGMLLWLLNGIDVLAVLTLPVSVGLVMLPAPEVLGWPWLLAQVVSSALGCALLVRFSARATHLF, from the coding sequence GTGACCCCGGTCGCGGCCCCGGTCCGGCCGGCGTCCCCAGCCACGGTTGATGCCCGGCGCTGGGTGCGCCGTCGCCGGATCGCCGCCGAGGGCCGCGCCGACGTCGGTACCGTCTACACGGTCGCCCTCGCTGTGCTGATGGCCATCGTGTTGGTCCGGCAGCCGGTGGCGCGGGCGGTCTGGCCGCCGGAGGCGCCCGGCGATCCGGCGGTGACCCCGTTCATCGGAGCGGTGGCTGCCCTCGCCGCCTTCTTCGTCGTGCTGCGCCAACTCGGCCCGCTCTCGGTCAGCCGCAGCGATGCGACCTGGCTACTGCCCGCCCCGGTGCCGCGACGCACCCTGCTTGCACCGGCGCTCGCCCTCACCACCACTGCCGCGCTCGTCGTCGGTGCCGTCATCGGTGTCGCGGTTACCGGGCACATCGCGGCCCGCCCGACCGGGCTCCTGGTCCTGGGGGCCGGTGGCGCCACCGGCGCGGCTGCCGCGGTCTTCGTGGCGTTGCTCGCCATCGCCGGCCAGCATCGGCCCTCCGTCACCCGCTTCGCCGACGGTGCCGGAATCGCCGTCGGTGCGGGTAGCCTCGTCGTGGCCGCGGCCCTGAGCGCCCACGGCGAGCACCGCCTGCCCTTCCCGCCCGTGCCACCCGTGGCGGTACTCGCCGCCGGTGTCGCCGCCCTGGCCACGGGGCTGATCCTGGTCGGATTGACCTGGCGGGAGCTGGAGAGCTGGCCCGCCGCGCCGATCGCCGAAGCGTCGATCAACGCGGGCGCGTACGCCGATGTCGTCTACGCGGTCGAACCCTCCTACCTGACCGAGATGAGTGCCCGCCGCTTCTGGCGCAGCCGCACCCGGATCCGGACGACGCGGCTGCTGCGAACCGGCTGGCTGTCTCCGCTCATCGCCCAGGATCTGATCATTCTGCGTCGGAAGGCGCCGCGGCTCTGGTGGTCGGTTGGCGCGGCAGCTGTCCCGGTCTACCTCGCCGAGGGGCCGGCCTGGCTCCTGATCGGCGTGGTCCTGATCGGCGCGCTGGGCGCTGCCGGCTTCACCGGGGAGTCGACGCACAGCGACGCCGCGAACCCGGCGATGCTGCGGCTGCTCGGTGTCACCGGCCGTCGAGTGACCGCCGCGCGCCTCGTGGTCCCCGCCGTCATCGCCGGTGGATGGCTCGCGATCACCCTGGCCGTGTTGCAGGGCCTCGGGTCGCTCACCGGGCCCTGGTGGGTGCTCGGTCTGCTGGCTGGGCCGGCAGTGGCGGTCGGTGCCTACCAGCGGGCGAAGGCGAGTGCCGCCGCGCTCGGCACGATTCTGATCGATACGCCGCTCGGAGCGTTTCCGGCCGGAATGCTGCTCTGGCTGCTCAATGGGATTGACGTTCTCGCCGTGCTGACCCTGCCGGTCTCGGTCGGGCTGGTGATGCTGCCAGCGCCGGAGGTGCTCGGTTGGCCCTGGCTGCTCGCGCAGGTGGTCAGCTCGGCGCTGGGGTGTGCGCTGCTGGTGCGTTTCTCCGCCCGCGCCACCCACTTGTTCTGA
- a CDS encoding MbtH family protein, with protein MEESEDPRPYHVVVNDEEQYSIWPDGSEIPAGWRTVGFSGDRASCLAHIEEVWTDLRPRGLREWLAAQG; from the coding sequence ATGGAAGAATCCGAGGACCCGCGCCCCTACCACGTCGTGGTGAACGACGAGGAGCAGTACTCGATCTGGCCGGACGGGTCGGAGATTCCGGCCGGGTGGCGCACGGTGGGCTTCAGTGGCGATCGCGCCAGCTGCCTCGCCCACATCGAGGAGGTTTGGACTGATTTGCGCCCACGTGGGCTGCGGGAGTGGCTGGCAGCCCAGGGCTGA
- a CDS encoding non-ribosomal peptide synthetase, which translates to MRAGPLDTANDPDPTPTTAVGVTVPDLVAAAARRQPDAVAVAGGDGDTLTYRELTERADALAHRLVAWGIRPDEPVAVALPRSVELVVTLLAVLKAGGAYLPLDPADPPARIRQLLAVAGDPPVLATDELSGARRLFRLDEPGPAATTGVAPRRLHPDGLAYVNFTSGSTGAPKGVAVAHSAVVRLVHQPGYLRLGPTETVLQLAPVAFDAATLEIWGALSTGARLVLAPPGVLELAELARLLRRERITVLWLTAGLFHQLVEFDPDCLTGVGQLLAGGDVLAPEAVRQALRARDGAVLINGYGPTENTTFTCVYPMTDPEAVPDPVPIGRPVPRSSVYVLDPAGQQVPVGVAGELYTGGAGVARGYLGRPGATAAAFLPDPFDPRPGSRMYRTGDRVRWRPDGNLDFLGRIDDQVKIRGFRVEPGEVAAALRAHPAVADAAVVVDGEGERRRLLAYLTPRPGASAPTSRELAEYAADRLPAHLRPGAYLVLPSLPLTPSGKIDRRALPRPEPPAARLGTEVTDPVQVRLAALWTELLGSSPSTPDDDFFALGGNSLLVTRLTFVVADRFGVDLPVRIVYEHPTLAGLAGVLGEHAGAQPANTGGVTPRVAPAVHGEAAPRRRRHPHLVHRPADGPTATWSGEGTSTETAILPASLSQRRLWMLDQLAPGAATYHIAWAVELTGRLDVAALESTLSWLVDRHETLRTHFTSVDGEPAQLVVTAAPVQLSVVDADSDDAGRELVDAAAREPFDLATGPLARFGLVRQSSEKHVLTIVVHHSLADGWSFGILFRELAAGYAAAVAGAHPDLPAPEVQYADFAVWQREQADRGAFEADVDFWHAELAGAPTLLDLPADRPGPAEQSDAGGEVVFDVPDELTARLRASRDGTLFTRLLAGFQTLLHRLTGADDLLVAVPVAGRTRPETRNVVGFFANTLALRARFADRSDFTDVLAQARASTIAAQTRQDVPFDRIVDRLTPTRSLAHSPLVQVMFALDEPPPEATSAGLRIAPRLWENGTVKFDLTLTVEDRPEGLRGRLTYRTDRYEVNRIRRIAQRYLTLLAAALDRPGTPVRELPLLDPAERAQILRDGNDTELPLPDVTGVGELLDRFPPADPDAVAVTGPDGTLRHRDLATRVNRLAHLLRAHGVGPDVPVGLCLGRHTDLVAALLAVWRAGGGYLPLDQNLPVGRLATMLADAAPPVLLTDPAGMSLIGDAIAVSGTTPVVLRVDQLDSDLPTDPPPVVGHLDSLAYLLYTSGSTGAPKGVAVTHRAVINLLVGCHRLFELTADDRVAAITTPAFDISLVELVLPLLAGARVEVLEAATAQDAILLRAACVQRGVTVLQATPATWGMLVTAAGVPAGVRLRISGGEALARDLADALRADGARVINGYGPSETTVYSSAGLVGESGPVDLGYPLANTRILLLDAAGQPVPDGVVGEIHIGGTGVARGYHGDPGRTAARFRPDPFSPTPGGRLYATGDLARRLPDGRLVYHGRADQQVKVRGFRIELGEIESALRDQPGIRDAVVTTWGADADVRLAAYAVTEPAAVDPASIWPALRAGLARRLPGHMVPATLVVLDALPRTASGKLDRRALAEPTWRETTGSGPTAPRTPAEAQLITLWQDVLGRTEVGVHDNFFALGGHSLTATRLIARIRTVFGVELALRSLFAAPTVAELAVQVAAADSHGKPHRIGPAETNPNHLLASLDDLSDREVDELLDSLIAEEGV; encoded by the coding sequence GTGCGGGCAGGGCCCCTCGACACCGCTAACGACCCGGACCCGACACCCACCACCGCAGTCGGCGTCACCGTGCCGGACCTTGTGGCCGCCGCAGCGCGGCGGCAGCCGGACGCGGTCGCGGTGGCCGGTGGTGACGGGGACACGCTCACCTACCGTGAGCTGACTGAGCGGGCCGATGCCCTGGCCCACCGGCTCGTCGCCTGGGGTATCCGTCCGGACGAGCCGGTGGCGGTGGCCCTACCCCGCTCGGTGGAGCTCGTCGTCACCCTGCTCGCCGTACTCAAGGCCGGCGGTGCGTATCTGCCTCTTGACCCGGCCGACCCGCCAGCGCGGATCCGGCAGTTACTCGCCGTTGCGGGGGACCCACCGGTGCTGGCCACCGACGAGCTGTCCGGTGCCCGGCGGCTGTTCCGCCTGGACGAGCCCGGCCCCGCCGCGACGACCGGCGTCGCGCCGCGGCGACTTCACCCCGACGGCCTCGCCTACGTCAACTTCACCTCCGGATCCACCGGCGCGCCGAAGGGGGTCGCCGTTGCCCACTCCGCCGTGGTTCGCCTGGTCCACCAGCCCGGCTACCTGCGCCTGGGGCCCACCGAGACAGTTCTTCAACTCGCTCCGGTCGCCTTCGACGCGGCGACCCTGGAGATCTGGGGTGCACTTTCCACCGGGGCCCGGCTTGTGCTGGCCCCACCCGGTGTGCTGGAACTCGCCGAGCTGGCACGGCTGCTCCGCCGTGAACGGATCACAGTCCTCTGGCTGACCGCCGGGCTCTTTCACCAACTGGTGGAGTTCGATCCGGACTGCCTCACCGGGGTTGGGCAGCTTCTCGCGGGCGGGGACGTGCTCGCCCCGGAAGCGGTCCGCCAGGCACTGCGAGCGCGTGACGGGGCAGTCCTGATCAACGGGTACGGGCCGACCGAGAACACCACCTTCACCTGCGTGTACCCGATGACCGACCCGGAGGCCGTGCCCGACCCGGTGCCGATCGGCCGGCCGGTGCCCCGGAGCAGCGTGTACGTTCTCGATCCGGCGGGACAGCAGGTGCCCGTCGGGGTTGCCGGAGAGCTGTACACCGGCGGTGCCGGGGTCGCCCGGGGATACCTCGGTCGCCCGGGGGCCACGGCGGCGGCGTTCCTGCCTGACCCGTTCGACCCCCGCCCGGGGTCCCGGATGTACCGCACCGGGGACCGAGTCCGCTGGCGGCCGGACGGAAACCTCGACTTCCTCGGCCGAATCGACGACCAGGTGAAGATCCGTGGGTTCCGGGTCGAGCCGGGCGAGGTCGCGGCGGCGCTGCGGGCTCACCCCGCCGTTGCGGATGCCGCTGTCGTGGTTGACGGGGAGGGGGAACGGCGCCGGTTGCTGGCGTACCTGACGCCCCGTCCCGGTGCGTCGGCCCCGACCTCCCGGGAACTGGCCGAGTACGCGGCAGACCGGCTCCCGGCCCACCTCCGACCGGGGGCCTACCTGGTCCTTCCCAGTCTGCCACTGACCCCCAGCGGCAAGATCGACCGGCGGGCGCTGCCCCGACCGGAGCCACCCGCGGCTCGGCTCGGCACCGAGGTGACCGATCCGGTCCAGGTGCGCCTGGCGGCCCTCTGGACCGAGCTACTCGGCAGCAGCCCCTCCACCCCAGACGACGACTTCTTCGCGCTGGGCGGGAACTCCCTGCTCGTCACCCGGCTGACCTTCGTCGTCGCCGACCGGTTCGGGGTGGACCTGCCGGTACGCATCGTCTACGAACACCCAACCCTCGCCGGGCTGGCCGGCGTCCTCGGCGAGCACGCCGGCGCACAACCGGCCAACACCGGAGGGGTCACCCCTCGAGTAGCACCAGCAGTGCACGGCGAAGCTGCGCCTCGTCGACGTCGCCACCCGCACCTCGTCCACCGACCGGCGGATGGACCGACGGCGACGTGGTCAGGCGAGGGTACGAGCACCGAAACCGCTATTCTGCCGGCATCGCTCAGCCAGCGCCGATTGTGGATGCTCGATCAGCTGGCTCCGGGGGCGGCGACCTACCACATCGCCTGGGCAGTCGAGCTGACCGGCCGGCTCGACGTGGCCGCGTTGGAGTCGACGCTGAGCTGGCTGGTTGATCGGCATGAAACCCTCCGGACCCACTTCACCTCGGTCGACGGGGAACCAGCCCAGCTGGTCGTGACCGCCGCGCCGGTCCAGCTGTCGGTCGTGGACGCCGACTCCGACGATGCCGGTCGGGAACTGGTGGACGCGGCAGCCCGGGAGCCCTTCGACCTGGCGACCGGCCCGTTGGCCCGGTTCGGGCTCGTCCGACAGAGCAGCGAGAAGCACGTTCTCACCATCGTGGTGCACCACAGTCTGGCCGACGGCTGGTCGTTCGGGATCCTCTTCCGCGAGCTGGCTGCCGGATACGCGGCGGCGGTCGCCGGCGCCCACCCTGACCTGCCCGCACCTGAGGTGCAGTACGCGGACTTCGCGGTCTGGCAGCGGGAGCAGGCCGACCGCGGCGCCTTCGAGGCCGACGTCGACTTCTGGCACGCGGAGTTGGCCGGCGCCCCGACCCTCCTCGACCTCCCCGCCGACCGGCCTGGTCCAGCTGAGCAGTCCGACGCCGGCGGTGAGGTGGTCTTCGACGTCCCCGACGAGTTGACCGCGCGGCTGCGGGCGAGCCGGGACGGCACCCTGTTCACCCGGCTCCTGGCCGGATTCCAGACCCTCCTGCATCGGCTCACCGGGGCCGACGACCTGCTGGTAGCGGTCCCGGTGGCCGGGCGCACCCGGCCGGAGACTCGGAACGTGGTGGGCTTTTTCGCCAACACCCTCGCCCTGCGGGCCCGCTTCGCCGACCGGTCCGACTTCACCGATGTCCTCGCCCAGGCCCGGGCCTCGACCATCGCCGCACAGACCCGGCAGGACGTGCCCTTCGACCGGATCGTCGACCGACTCACCCCGACCCGCAGCCTCGCCCACAGCCCTCTGGTGCAGGTGATGTTCGCCCTCGACGAGCCGCCGCCGGAGGCCACGTCGGCTGGGCTGCGGATCGCCCCCCGGCTCTGGGAGAACGGCACGGTCAAGTTCGACCTCACCCTCACCGTGGAGGACCGCCCCGAAGGGCTGCGCGGTCGCCTCACCTACCGCACCGATCGCTACGAGGTGAACCGGATTCGCCGCATCGCGCAGCGGTATCTCACCCTGCTCGCCGCTGCGCTCGACCGGCCCGGCACCCCCGTCCGCGAGCTACCCCTGCTCGACCCGGCCGAACGGGCGCAGATTCTGCGGGACGGCAACGACACCGAACTGCCTCTGCCCGACGTGACCGGTGTCGGTGAACTACTCGACCGGTTCCCACCGGCCGACCCGGACGCGGTCGCGGTCACCGGCCCGGACGGCACCCTGCGCCACCGGGATCTCGCCACTCGCGTCAATCGCCTCGCCCATCTGCTCCGCGCCCACGGCGTCGGCCCGGATGTCCCGGTCGGGCTCTGCCTTGGTCGGCACACCGACCTGGTGGCCGCGCTCCTCGCCGTCTGGCGGGCCGGCGGTGGGTACCTGCCGCTCGACCAGAACCTGCCCGTCGGTCGGCTGGCCACCATGCTGGCCGACGCGGCCCCGCCGGTGCTGCTCACCGACCCCGCCGGGATGTCCCTCATCGGCGATGCCATCGCCGTTTCCGGCACCACCCCGGTGGTGCTTCGTGTTGACCAGCTCGACTCGGACCTGCCGACCGACCCGCCACCGGTCGTCGGCCACCTGGACAGCCTCGCCTACCTGCTCTACACCTCCGGCTCCACCGGTGCACCCAAGGGCGTCGCGGTCACCCACCGAGCGGTAATCAACCTTCTGGTCGGCTGCCACCGGCTGTTCGAGCTCACCGCCGACGACCGGGTCGCGGCGATCACCACCCCGGCCTTCGACATCTCCCTGGTTGAGCTGGTGCTGCCGCTATTGGCGGGAGCGCGCGTCGAGGTCCTTGAGGCGGCGACTGCTCAAGATGCCATCCTGTTGCGGGCCGCCTGCGTGCAGCGGGGTGTGACCGTCCTCCAGGCCACCCCCGCGACCTGGGGGATGCTGGTCACCGCAGCCGGCGTACCAGCCGGGGTGCGGTTGCGGATCAGCGGCGGCGAGGCGCTGGCCCGCGACCTGGCCGACGCGTTGCGCGCCGACGGTGCCCGGGTCATCAACGGGTACGGACCGTCGGAGACCACGGTCTACTCCTCGGCCGGGCTGGTGGGGGAAAGCGGCCCGGTAGACCTGGGGTATCCCCTCGCCAACACCCGGATCCTGCTGCTCGACGCCGCCGGCCAGCCAGTCCCGGACGGTGTGGTCGGAGAGATTCACATCGGCGGCACCGGAGTGGCGCGCGGTTACCACGGGGACCCGGGCCGTACCGCGGCGCGGTTTCGCCCCGACCCGTTCAGCCCGACCCCCGGCGGGCGGCTCTACGCCACCGGCGACCTGGCCCGCCGGCTCCCGGACGGGCGTCTCGTCTACCACGGCCGTGCCGACCAGCAGGTCAAGGTGCGGGGCTTCCGGATCGAGCTCGGCGAGATCGAGTCAGCGCTGCGCGACCAGCCCGGCATCCGGGACGCCGTGGTGACCACCTGGGGCGCGGACGCCGACGTCCGGCTCGCCGCGTACGCGGTCACCGAACCCGCCGCCGTCGACCCGGCCTCGATCTGGCCGGCGCTCCGCGCTGGTCTGGCCCGGCGGCTGCCGGGGCACATGGTGCCGGCCACTCTGGTCGTGCTCGACGCGCTGCCCCGTACCGCGAGCGGCAAACTGGACCGGCGGGCGCTAGCCGAGCCGACCTGGCGTGAGACCACCGGTAGCGGCCCGACCGCCCCCCGTACCCCCGCCGAGGCGCAGCTCATCACGCTCTGGCAGGACGTACTCGGCCGTACCGAGGTCGGCGTGCACGACAACTTTTTCGCCCTCGGTGGACACTCCCTCACCGCGACCCGGCTGATCGCCCGTATCCGCACCGTCTTCGGCGTCGAGCTGGCGCTACGTAGCCTCTTCGCCGCGCCCACCGTCGCCGAACTCGCGGTCCAGGTCGCCGCCGCGGACTCCCACGGCAAACCGCATCGGATCGGTCCTGCCGAAACCAACCCAAACCACCTGCTCGCCTCGCTCGACGACCTCTCCGACCGTGAGGTCGACGAGCTCCTGGACAGTCTGATCGCCGAGGAGGGCGTATGA